A region of Amyelois transitella isolate CPQ chromosome 11, ilAmyTran1.1, whole genome shotgun sequence DNA encodes the following proteins:
- the LOC106135164 gene encoding zinc finger CCCH domain-containing protein 3, with product MDNRIYSRVYINPNFNRRIVSQQSAYSNDVEYPSIQNKKIYINPNFITAQTFQYVNQAWKSKEELPPLVHAATVPENPPQIQLPVEKKTRYCLVRHSEKRPLTSKPGKTESLTLKLSKYKSVKITDVKLNLNRAKQPPNQLSTGSKSIQSTSKVYDQQTPREISYNNKAFKTQYSCTKNKQYVKIRTNKHTSPNTTLKNMCKVKIRKLKVKCNIPCRLFSKYGKCLRNARGHCKYLHDKKHVSICRKFLKGICHDHDCLLSHELSDKKMPTCYFYLKGKCTKECCPYLHVKVNEKAILCPDFIKGYCEKGNKCLRRHVNVVKKNLKKSTVDSRSKSLYQVKNKHSEKSKGYNDTEVKNIKTVPPKDPDESTATIDCRYYKEVILDGESNELYQSIKPTRCKLGSLPSFIKLSDD from the coding sequence atggaCAACAGAATCTATTCAAGAGTATATATCAATCCAAATTTTAACAGAAGAATAGTAAGTCAACAATCAGCATATAGTAATGATGTTGAATACCCAAGCatacaaaataagaaaatttacataaatccTAATTTCATCACAgctcaaacatttcaatatgTCAATCAAGCATGGAAATCTAAAGAGGAATTGCCACCTCTAGTGCATGCAGCCACAGTCCCTGAGAACCCACCACAAATCCAGCTGCctgtggaaaaaaaaactcgtTATTGTTTAGTGAGACACAGTGAAAAGCGACCTCTGACCTCAAAACCAGGAAAGACAGAATCACTTACATTGAAATTGAGCAAATataaatcagtgaaaattacaGATGTAAAATTGAACCTTAATAGAGCGAAGCAGCCGCCAAATCAATTGAGTACTGGAAGCAAGTCCATACAGTCAACTTCAAAAGTGTATGATCAACAAACACCGAGAGAAATTTCCTACAATAACAAAGCTTTTAAAACTCAATATTCatgtacaaaaaacaaacaatatgttaaaataaggACTAACAAACACACTTCGCCAAATACAACACTGAAAAACATGTGTAAAGTGAAAATccgaaaattaaaagtaaaatgtaaTATACCATGTAGATTATTTAGCAAATATGGAAAGTGTTTACGGAATGCTAGGGGCCATTGCAAATATTTACATGACAAAAAACATGTTTCCATCTGTAGAAAATTTCTTAAAGGTATTTGCCATGACCATGATTGTCTCCTTTCTCACGAGTTAAGCGATAAGAAAATGCCGACttgttatttctatttaaaaggaaaatgtacaaaagaatGCTGTCCATATTTGCatgtaaaagttaatgaaaaaGCAATACTTTGCCCGGATTTCATCAAAGGTTATTGTGAGAAGGGAAACAAATGTTTACGTCGTCATGTGAATGTTgtgaaaaagaatttaaagaaatcgACAGTTGATTCGAGAAGTAAATCTTTATATCAAGtcaaaaacaaacattcaGAAAAATCCAAGGGTTATAATGACACTGAAGTTAAGAACATTAAAACAGTGCCTCCCAAAGATCCAGATGAATCTACTGCCACCATAGATTGTCGATACTACAAAGAAGTAATTTTGGATGGTGAATCAAACGAATTATATCAAAGCATAAAACCAACTAGATGTAAATTAGGATCATTACCGTCTTTCATTAAACTGAgcgatgattaa
- the LOC106135165 gene encoding U6 snRNA phosphodiesterase 1 → MSALSYLCEYESNSEDSDCDNKNTSDVKKIKLHVPDLSDIVVAPRDTYKDNPEVHGYRIRSFPHERGNWASFVYVKYPDVEFFNILIDKLQKELCCIEESWQPCEDIHISLSKTFILKYHLITPFTSSLQKIVSDTDCFDLAFDALKVYCNEEKTRTFVALEVDYFCNKHLTKLSQKIDEVLKEYKLPKFHDSPSFHASLLWINGNKKTELKNNLENLNIILKQHLHEYSKTTCISRVNCKIGNKYFQYSFQ, encoded by the exons ATGTCTGCATTGTCTTATCTATGTGAATACGAATCTAATTCAGAAGATAGCGATTGTGATAATAAGAACACTTCAGACgttaaaaa gATAAAATTGCATGTACCCGACTTGAGTGACATTGTTGTTGCACCCAGAGATACCTACAAGGACAACCCTGAGGTGCATGGATATAGAATACGGTCATTTCCACATGAAAGAGGAAATTGGGCTTCTTTTGTATatgttaaat ATCCAGATGTAGAGTTTTTCAACATATTAATAGATAAACTGCAAAAAGAGTTGTGTTGTATTGAAGAGTCTTGGCAGCCATGTGAGGATATACACATAAGTTTATCAAAAACTTTTATACTAAAATACCACTTAATAACACCATTTACCTCATCTCTTCAAAAAATTGTATCTGATACAGATTG TTTCGATCTCGCATTTGATGCATTAAAAGTATACTGCAACGAAGAAAAAACAAGGACATTTGTTGCTTTGGAGGTGGATTACTTCTGTAACAAGCACCTCACAAAACTCTCCCAAAAAATTGATGAAGTTTTAAAAGAGTACAAGTTACCTAAATTCCACgat agtCCATCATTTCATGCAAGCTTATTGTGGATCAACGGAAACAAGAAAAcagaacttaaaaataatttagaaaatttaaatattatcttaaaaCAACATCTGCATGAATATAGTAAGACTACTTGCATCAGCAGAGTTAACTGCAAAATAGGTAACAAATACTTTCAATATTCATtccaataa
- the LOC106134879 gene encoding opsin-2 → MENKTIQYYDGPYSAHLRSGEVEMLGAGLTGEDLASVPEHWLSFPAPPASAHTALALLYIFFTAAALLGNGLVIFIFSTTKSLRTSSNLLILQLAILDFIMMAKAPIFIYNSAMRGFATGALGCQIFALMGAYSGIGAGMTNACIAYDRHSTITRPLDGRLSRGKALLMIAIIWIYATPWALLPLFKIWGRYVPEGYLTSCTFDYLTNTFDTKLFVACIFACSYVLPMSLIIYFYSGIVKQVFAHEAALREQAKKMNVESLRANQTAGAQSAEIRIAKAALTVCFLFVASWTPYGVMALIGAFGNQQLLTPGVTMIPAVACKAVACIDPWVYAISHPKYRQELQRRMPWLQIDEPDDTASTTTTVSAPPPVPSA, encoded by the exons ATGGAGAATAAAACAATCCAGTATTACGATGGCCCCTATTCTGCACATCTCAG ATCCGGTGAAGTGGAAATGTTAGGTGCTGGGCTGACTGGGGAGGACCTGGCTTCAGTCCCCGAACACTGGCTATCGTTCCCCGCGCCGCCGGCTAGCGCCCACACTGCGCTTGCGCTgctttacatatttttcacTGCCGCCGCTTTACTTGGAAATGGCcttgtcatttttatattttccac aaCCAAAAGCCTTCGAACTTCTAGTAATCTACTCATCCTCCAGCTAGCAATACtagattttattatgatgGCCAAAGCCccgatatttatttacaacagtGCCATGAGAGGGTTCGCTACGGGTGCTCTCGGTTGCCAAATATTTGCTCTAATGGGAGCTTACAGCGGTATCGGAGCGGGCATGACAAATGCCTGCATAGCTTACGATAG ACACTCCACAATCACGCGGCCGCTAGATGGCCGGCTGTCTAGGGGAAAAGCTCTTTTGATGATTGCAATTATCTGGATATATGCAACACCTTGGGCACTATTGCCACTGTTCAAAATTTGGGGGCGATATGTACCGG AGGGCTACCTTACTTCGTGCACTTTTGATTATTTGACGAACACTTTCGATACGAAATTGTTTGTGGCGTGCATTTTCGCGTGCAGCTACGTTTTACCGATGTCTTTGATCATTTACTTCTACAGTGGCATTGTAAAGCAAGTCTTCGCACACGAAGCAGCGCTGAG AGAACAGGCTAAGAAAATGAACGTGGAGTCGCTGCGAGCTAATCAAACTGCTGGCGCTCAGTCGGCTGAGATCCGGATAGCCAAGGCAGCACTCACCGTTTGTTTTCTGTTTGTGGCCTCTTGGACACCTTATGGTGTTATGGCTCTCATAGGAGCATTCGGCAACCAGCAACTTTTGACACCTGgg GTCACAATGATTCCAGCTGTAGCATGTAAGGCTGTCGCATGTATCGATCCCTGGGTGTACGCAATCAGTCATCCAAAGTACAG acaAGAGTTACAGCGTCGCATGCCTTGGCTTCAAATCGATGAACCGGACGACACCGCATCGACGACAACTACAGTCAGTGCGCCGCCTCCTGTTCCTTCTGCTTAA
- the LOC106134941 gene encoding tether containing UBX domain for GLUT4 codes for MSRDLIVLAPNGRRQKVHCTPDTSILQILEDVCIKQGYQPTDYDLKHHNHVLDLTTTIRFSNLPNKATLEMVEADRRREESNVTICLLLADGERRTADYCPNISLHDLLTSLAPNEYTSFNNPTILYMRQEVTGEPALRQKTLRHLGLISGRAILRLLNKDEEARQANVSAIYRCPLPAQVNTQCSNINKDESQKNICPTQLPSTSTAESCVPGPSEVKKSFEHKIFDPIKHIKNVKKSVPNPNEGKQGHQNENNLNNESPMEIEESQILPSNVSNTPSQSSLSTQENLERRLRIEEEVTFLGAQKAIAFVQPDVTEEEFGDLPDDFYDLTIEEVRKLYHELQKNRMELENTPLIPASKKEEMDKQSTQQQLNNYKNAVVRVQFPDRIILQGVFSPNDKIADVITFIKSHLEYPEKPFHIFTTPLKETMDPDMTLFDAKCVPCVHMHFKWAEDDGKPYLREEIYAKQTSSSAASLLASKYRAPSRNVGESSGNCKKKTSAASSSKNKVPKWFK; via the exons ATGTCCAGAGATCTTATAGTTCTTGCTCCAAATGGTAGGAGGCAGAAAGTGCATTGTACACCCGATACCAGTATTTTACAG ATTTTGGAAGATGTTTGTATCAAACAAGGTTATCAACCAACAGATTATGATTTGAAACATCACAACCATGTTCTTGACTTGACAACTACAATACGATTTTCTAATCTTCCTAATAAAGCAACTCTTGAAATGGTTGAGGCAGACAGGAGAAGAGAGGAATCAAATGTgacaatttgtttattattagcaGATG gagAAAGAAGAACTGCTGACTACTGTCCGAATATTTCACTCCATGATTTATTGACATCACTAGCTCCAAATGAATACACATCTTTTAATAATCCAACAATACTCTATATGCGACAGGAAGTAACTGGTGAACCTGCCCTCCGTCAAAAAACTCTGAGACATTTGGGACTTATCAGTGGGAGAGCTATACTGAGATTGTTAAATAAAGATGAAGAAGCAAG aCAAGCAAATGTATCTGCAATTTACCGGTGTCCACTTCCTGCACAAGTCAATACACAATGctcaaatattaataaggaTGAAAGTCAAAAGAACATTTGTCCAACACAACTTCCAAGTACAAGTACTGCAGAAAGCTGTGTACCAGGGCCATCTGAAGTAAAAAAGAGCTTCGAGCACAAAATATTTGATCCTATAAagcatataaaaaatgtaaagaaatctGTACCTAATCCAAACGAAGGCAAGCAAGGTCATCAGaatgaaaacaatttaaacaatGAATCACCAATGGAAATAGAAGAAAGTCAGATATTACCAAGTAATGTTTCAAACACACCATCACAATCTTCACTTAGTACACAAGAAAATCTTGAAAGGCGTTTACGAATTGAGGAGGAAGTAACattt TTGGGTGCCCAGAAAGCCATAGCTTTTGTGCAACCAGATGTAACAGAAGAAGAATTTGGTGATCTTCCTGATGATTTTTATGACCTTACTATTGAAGAAGTGCGAAAACTTTATcatgaattacaaaaaaatagaatGGAATTAGAAAATACTCCACTTATACCAGCCAGTAAAAAAGAGGAAATGGATAAGCAG TCAACACAACAACAGCTGAATAACTACAAAAATGCGGTAGTCAGAGTGCAATTTCCAGACCGTATCATACTGCAGGGAGTTTTTTCACCAAATGATAAAATAGCTGatgtaataacatttataaaaagtcaTTTGGAATATCCAGAGAAACCATTTCAcattt TTACAACCCCTTTAAAAGAGACTATGGACCCTGATATGACTCTTTTCGATGCCAAATGTGTTCCTTGTGTTCACATGCACTTTAAATGGGCAGAGGATGATGGTAAGCCTTACCTCAGAGAAGAAATATATGCCAAGCAGACATCAAGTTCCGCTGCTAGTTTACTCGCATCAAAATACAG ggcACCGAGTAGAAATGTAGGAGAAAGTTCAGGTAActgtaagaaaaaaacaagTGCAGCGTcatcatcaaaaaataaagtaccgAAATGGTTTAAATGA
- the LOC106134958 gene encoding protein ecdysoneless homolog, with amino-acid sequence MALRSKTSFVIPSDDTVVCCLFSISPQASNTNWRQLCTEINDSIEKLTQNYIWHRDKFRFSIPIQENIIEGTPTHLVSSTCFGDNIEDEWFIVYIVFEITKQFDDVIIQIRDSDGEFLLIEAADHLPCWANPESTENRVFIWKNNIHLIPKLVNTNSDLSVEKAINIIKYDNKRTLASLDIQNAIHERISGYPDKIMNSIHNAIVKLPVDIATLLSLKPSLIAPLVTTFCNHDPIDAKSCRDVNFQNCIDVKVKFTKCLYAMLVHSKLTPSLKKYKVNENDKKTSHGYKLTCGYHMIMNKTNDLFMSKEFNKFINSLKINEYFKDNLEGSKDYTKLLENAKDYFLQMECPVSSYVANNITNIMCSDEFFKQKETMKLSTNVDLSEDNDDWLNIHPDQLNDLLNKRYGKTEKFKNNDIVTPHSISSKLSDFLKQTSGFEGIEQSESKEETVHFEPDDFVNSLEKMLNLLSSGRIADQSSESELEDDFDLSDDEMSQEIKRELQHEIFPSDDSHNLILENIVRSVKEEQGSSGPSSTILRSIGINKTDVLDSDDD; translated from the exons ATGGCGCTACGGAGTAAAACAAGTTTTGTTATCCCAAGTGATGACACTGTTGTGTGTTgcttattttctatttcaccACAAGCAAGTAATACGAATTGGAGACAATTATGTACAGAAATTAATGATTCGATAGAAAAACTAACTCAGAATTACATATGGCATAGAGATAAGTTCAGGTTTAGTATCCCCATCCAGGAGAATATAATTGAAG GTACTCCTACACATCTAGTGTCATCAACATGTTTTGGCGATAATATTGAAGATGAATGGTTTATAGTCTACATTGTATTCGAAATAACAAAACAGTTTGATGATGTTATAATCCAAATCCGTGACAGTGATGGAGAATTTCTGCTTATAGAAGCAGCAGATCATTTACCTTGTTGGGCAAATCCAGAAAGTACTGAAAATCGG GTTTTTATCTGGAAAAACAACATTCACCTCATTCCAAAATTAGTTAATACTAATTCCGATTTAAGTGTagaaaaagcaataaatattattaaatatgacAATAAAAGAACTCTAGCATCATTGGACATTCAAAATGCTATTCATGAACGAATAAGTGGATATCcagataaaattatgaatagtATACATAATGCTATAGTTAAGTTACCTGTAGATATTGCTACACTGTTATCTCTAAAACCATCATTAATAGCACCGCTTGTAACTACATTTTGCAATCATGATCCAATTGATGCTAAATCATGTAGAGATGTTAACTTTCAGAACTGCATTGATGTTAAAGTTaagtttacaaaatgtttgtatgCAATGCTAGTTCATTCAAAATTAACTCCCAGTCTGAAGAAATATAAAGTCAatgaaaatgacaaaaaaaccAGTCATGGATATAAACTGACTTGTGGATATcatatgataatgaataaaacaaatgatttGTTCATGTCTAAGGagtttaataagtttataaatagtttaaaaattaatgaatattttaaagataatttggaGGGCTCGAAAGACTATACAAAATTACTGGAAAACGCAAAGGATTATTTCCTACAAATGGAATGTCCAGTGAGCTCTTATGTGGCTAACaacataacaaatattatgtgtTCTGATGAGTTCTTTAAACAAAAGGAAACTATGAAACTTAGTACCAATGTAGACTTATCTGAAGATAATGATGACTGGCTAAATATCCATCCAGACCAGTTGAATGATCTATTGAATAAACGCTATGGCAAgacagaaaaatttaaaaacaatgataTAGTGACACCACATTCTATAAGTTCGAAATTATCCGACTTTCTCAAACAGACCTCTGGTTTTGAAGGGATTGAACAATCTGAAAGTAAAGAAGAAACAGTTCATTTTGAACCTGATGATTTCGTTAATTCCTTAGAAAAAATGTTGAATCTTCTCTCATCTGGAAGAATAGCAGATCAAAGTAGTGAAAGTGAGCTTGAAGATGATTTTGATTTGTCTGACGATGAAATGTcgcaagaaataaaaagagaactCCAACATGAGATATTTCCTTCTGATGACAGTCACAATTTGATTCTTGAAAATATCGTGCGAAGTGTGAAAGAAGAGCAAGGTTCATCGGGCCCCTCCAGCACTATACTCAGATCCATTGGTATTAATAAAACTGATGTTTTGGATTCCGATGATGactga